A genomic window from Palaeococcus ferrophilus DSM 13482 includes:
- a CDS encoding alpha/beta hydrolase family protein: protein MSPIEWDENTFSKFAYLGDPRIRKNFVAYTLTKARMKDDRYESTVVVEDLETGARRFIENASMPRISPDGKKLAFMRPNEEKKESEIWVADTNTLSAKKVLEAKNVRSVQWNDDSRRLLVVGFKRRDDEDFIFEEDVPAWFDSMGFFDGEKTTFWVLDTEGEEIIEQFEKPRFSSGLWHGDAIVVNVPHREGSKPALFKLWDIYLWKEGEEEKLFEGVSFAAVDSDGKAILLHGKREKKFMSEHEWLYVWDGELKPVYEGPLNTGSAKLDGGKVYFTVPDAGRVNLYLWDGKAEPAVVGDHWVYGFDVHDGRVALLIETATRLRELYLYDGELKQLTDYNEPIFAKLKTFEPSHFRFRSKDLEIDGWYLKPELEEGEKAPVIVFVHGGPKGMYGHYFKYEMQLMASKGYYVLFVNPRGSNGYDEDFALRVLERTGLEDFEDIMNGIEEFLKLEPQADRERVGITGISYGGYMTNWAVTQSDLFKAGISENGISYWLTSYAFSDIGLWYDVEVIGPNPLENENYMKLSPLFYADRVKAPLLLIHSLEDYRCPLDQSLMFYNVLKDLGKEAYIAIFRRGPHGHSIRGKPKHRAKRYKLFIEFFERKLKRYEEGFDVEKILKGGGKNGS from the coding sequence ATGAGCCCTATCGAATGGGACGAGAACACCTTTTCTAAGTTCGCCTACCTCGGCGACCCCAGGATAAGGAAGAACTTCGTCGCCTACACCCTCACGAAGGCCAGGATGAAGGACGACAGGTACGAGAGCACCGTTGTGGTTGAAGACCTTGAGACCGGTGCCAGGAGGTTCATTGAGAACGCCTCCATGCCAAGAATTTCGCCGGATGGCAAAAAGCTCGCCTTCATGAGGCCAAACGAGGAGAAGAAGGAGAGCGAGATATGGGTCGCCGATACGAACACCCTCAGCGCCAAGAAGGTGCTTGAGGCCAAGAACGTCCGCTCAGTCCAGTGGAACGACGACTCAAGGAGACTCCTCGTTGTCGGCTTTAAGAGGAGAGATGACGAGGATTTCATCTTTGAGGAGGACGTTCCGGCGTGGTTCGACAGCATGGGCTTCTTCGACGGCGAGAAGACGACCTTCTGGGTTCTCGATACCGAGGGTGAGGAGATTATAGAGCAGTTCGAGAAGCCGCGCTTCAGCTCGGGCCTCTGGCACGGTGACGCCATCGTTGTCAACGTCCCGCACCGCGAGGGGAGCAAACCGGCTCTCTTCAAGCTCTGGGACATCTACCTCTGGAAGGAAGGTGAGGAGGAGAAGCTCTTCGAGGGGGTCTCCTTTGCCGCTGTTGATTCGGACGGAAAGGCTATCCTCCTCCACGGAAAGAGGGAGAAGAAGTTCATGAGCGAGCACGAGTGGCTCTACGTCTGGGATGGGGAGCTTAAACCGGTCTATGAAGGCCCGCTCAACACCGGAAGTGCGAAGCTCGACGGCGGGAAAGTTTACTTCACGGTTCCCGACGCCGGCAGGGTAAACCTCTACCTCTGGGACGGGAAGGCCGAGCCTGCCGTGGTCGGCGACCACTGGGTCTATGGCTTCGACGTTCACGACGGAAGGGTAGCTCTCCTCATCGAGACGGCCACGCGTTTAAGGGAGCTATACCTCTACGACGGCGAGCTGAAACAGTTGACGGACTACAACGAGCCGATATTCGCGAAGCTGAAGACCTTTGAGCCAAGCCACTTCCGCTTCAGGAGCAAAGACCTCGAGATAGACGGCTGGTATCTGAAGCCGGAGCTGGAGGAGGGAGAGAAGGCACCGGTCATCGTTTTCGTCCACGGCGGGCCGAAGGGGATGTACGGCCACTACTTCAAGTACGAGATGCAGCTCATGGCGAGCAAAGGGTATTATGTGCTCTTCGTGAACCCGCGCGGGAGCAACGGCTACGACGAGGATTTTGCTTTGAGAGTCCTCGAGAGAACCGGTTTGGAGGACTTCGAGGACATAATGAACGGCATAGAAGAGTTCCTCAAGCTTGAGCCTCAGGCCGACAGGGAGCGCGTCGGAATAACTGGCATAAGCTACGGCGGCTACATGACGAACTGGGCGGTAACACAGTCCGACCTCTTCAAGGCAGGCATCAGCGAGAACGGGATAAGCTACTGGCTCACGAGCTACGCCTTTTCGGACATAGGTCTCTGGTACGACGTTGAGGTGATCGGCCCCAACCCGCTCGAGAACGAGAACTACATGAAGCTAAGCCCCCTCTTCTACGCCGACAGGGTGAAGGCGCCCCTCCTCCTCATCCACAGCCTTGAGGACTACCGCTGCCCGCTCGATCAAAGTCTAATGTTCTACAACGTTTTGAAAGATCTCGGCAAGGAGGCCTACATAGCGATATTCAGGCGCGGGCCCCACGGTCACAGCATAAGGGGAAAGCCGAAGCACAGGGCGAAGAGATACAAGCTCTTCATCGAGTTCTTCGAAAGGAAGCTGAAGAGGTACGAGGAGGGCTTTGACGTCGAGAAGATACTGAAGGGCGGGGGGAAGAACGGGAGTTGA
- a CDS encoding class I SAM-dependent methyltransferase: MRQWFEAYFLTYREARRILLARGDVRVNLNLGKIRHELPVVVEGGKATFPDGTTVELELIEKIARDDGSVYFVKDGGVYKAAIAGEHYYKLVPTIPPTIEINGIRMHRTKDMNPLEDTLNKVNAVEPREGETVFDTCMGLGYTAIEAARRGAYVFTVEKDRNVIEIARLNPWSWELFHSQNIQVIQGDAFEVVKRFEEDTFDVIIHDPPRFSLAGHLYSEEFYRELFRVLKPGGRLFHYVGNPGKRYRKKDLQRGVIERLRKAGFVGVKRVEEALGLVARKPENETGEGR; this comes from the coding sequence ATGAGGCAGTGGTTTGAAGCGTACTTTCTCACGTACAGGGAGGCGAGACGAATACTCCTCGCACGCGGGGATGTCAGGGTGAACCTCAACCTCGGAAAGATAAGGCATGAGCTCCCGGTGGTGGTTGAGGGGGGTAAGGCCACCTTCCCGGACGGCACCACGGTAGAGCTTGAGCTGATAGAGAAAATCGCCAGGGACGATGGGTCGGTATACTTCGTGAAGGACGGTGGGGTTTACAAGGCGGCGATAGCTGGGGAGCACTACTATAAACTCGTCCCGACGATACCGCCGACCATAGAGATAAACGGCATCAGGATGCACCGAACGAAGGATATGAACCCCCTCGAGGACACGCTTAACAAGGTTAACGCCGTGGAGCCGAGGGAAGGGGAAACCGTCTTCGATACGTGCATGGGGCTCGGTTACACGGCGATAGAGGCCGCGAGGAGGGGGGCCTACGTTTTCACTGTGGAAAAGGACCGGAACGTTATAGAGATCGCCAGACTGAACCCGTGGAGCTGGGAGCTCTTCCACAGCCAGAACATACAGGTGATTCAGGGGGATGCCTTCGAGGTCGTGAAGCGCTTCGAAGAGGATACCTTCGACGTCATCATCCACGACCCGCCGCGCTTCTCTTTGGCCGGGCACCTCTACTCGGAGGAGTTCTACCGCGAGCTGTTTAGAGTGCTAAAGCCCGGGGGGAGACTCTTCCACTACGTGGGCAACCCGGGGAAGAGGTACAGAAAGAAGGACCTTCAGAGGGGCGTTATTGAGCGCCTCAGAAAGGCCGGCTTCGTGGGTGTTAAAAGAGTCGAGGAAGCGCTCGGTCTTGTGGCGAGGAAGCCGGAAAATGAAACTGGGGAGGGAAGGTGA